One window of Flavobacterium dauae genomic DNA carries:
- a CDS encoding helix-turn-helix transcriptional regulator, producing the protein MATNKSALIRYKTIDKCLQNRYRKWTLDDLIEKVSDALYEFEGITTGVSKRTIQADIQFMRSDKLGYNAPIVVTDRKFYNYDDPEYSITKSPIKEEDVDKMKEIVSLLKQFNGFQYFDEMSELIAKLENNIYKSAKKTPNYIQFEDNKQLKGIDYLGRLYQAILQKKPLLIEYKSFKSKQAIKEIYHPYLLKEYRNRWFLITRNNKGKLLVTLALDRIEAFYELDENLFKPYEGIDFETYFSECIGVTRSVKDRPQKVILKFNVKNTPYVKTKPLHHSQQILQEDETGMIVRIDVIPNFELEREILGFGESVEVLGPRNLKRLIQYRVAKNNRVYNTENDS; encoded by the coding sequence ATGGCAACTAACAAATCTGCTTTAATTAGATACAAAACCATTGATAAATGTTTACAAAATCGTTACAGAAAATGGACATTGGATGATTTAATTGAAAAAGTTTCGGATGCTTTGTATGAATTTGAAGGCATTACAACCGGTGTTAGCAAACGCACTATTCAGGCTGATATTCAGTTTATGCGTAGTGATAAGTTAGGATACAATGCACCAATTGTGGTAACCGACCGTAAATTTTACAATTATGATGATCCAGAATATTCTATTACAAAATCACCGATTAAAGAAGAAGATGTTGATAAAATGAAAGAAATTGTTTCGCTTTTAAAACAGTTTAACGGTTTTCAGTATTTTGATGAAATGAGCGAATTGATTGCTAAATTGGAGAACAACATTTACAAATCGGCAAAGAAAACGCCAAATTACATTCAATTTGAAGACAATAAACAGTTAAAAGGAATCGATTATTTAGGCAGATTGTATCAAGCAATTTTACAGAAAAAACCGTTGTTGATTGAATATAAATCGTTTAAATCTAAACAGGCAATAAAAGAAATTTATCATCCGTATTTATTGAAAGAATACCGAAACCGTTGGTTTTTAATCACAAGAAATAATAAAGGAAAACTTTTGGTGACTTTGGCTTTAGATCGAATAGAAGCTTTTTACGAATTAGATGAGAACCTTTTTAAACCTTACGAAGGGATCGATTTTGAAACCTATTTTAGTGAATGTATTGGTGTAACGCGAAGTGTAAAAGACCGTCCGCAAAAGGTTATTTTAAAGTTTAATGTTAAAAATACACCGTATGTAAAAACCAAGCCACTGCATCATTCGCAACAAATTCTTCAGGAAGATGAAACTGGAATGATTGTACGTATTGATGTGATTCCTAATTTTGAACTAGAACGTGAAATTTTAGGCTTTGGTGAAAGTGTAGAAGTGTTGGGACCTAGAAATCTAAAAAGGCTGATTCAATACAGAGTTGCAAAGAATAATAGAGTTTACAACACAGAAAATGATTCATAA
- a CDS encoding nucleotidyltransferase domain-containing protein produces MKQVIVEKLNEIEKEKGIKILFAIESGSRGWGFSSTDSDFDVRFIYVKPKKHYLHITEQPDFFDFPINNELDINGWDLKKFLKLLYASNATPFEWMQSPIIYQKVENSFNLIKELLPNFFCQQTLVHHYLGLVHKKKEVLNEENIRLKDFFYIYRSLLAARFAIENNQFPPMEFSKLMNLIDDKSLIEETNRLLAVKENASEKYIDKINLELIDYLKVTYKELSDSKKIKRKGTFDIEHLNETFYKIITDADDRFFKEK; encoded by the coding sequence ATGAAACAAGTAATAGTTGAAAAACTTAATGAAATAGAAAAAGAGAAAGGAATAAAGATACTTTTTGCTATAGAATCGGGTAGTAGAGGTTGGGGATTTTCATCAACAGATAGTGATTTTGATGTTCGATTTATTTATGTGAAACCCAAAAAACATTATTTGCATATTACCGAGCAGCCAGATTTTTTTGATTTTCCAATTAACAATGAACTTGATATCAATGGTTGGGATTTAAAGAAGTTTCTTAAACTATTGTATGCTTCAAATGCAACGCCGTTTGAATGGATGCAATCGCCAATTATTTATCAGAAAGTAGAAAATTCCTTTAATTTAATCAAAGAATTGCTTCCAAATTTTTTTTGTCAGCAAACTTTAGTACACCACTATTTAGGTTTGGTTCATAAAAAAAAGGAAGTGCTTAACGAGGAAAATATTCGGTTGAAAGATTTCTTTTACATATACAGATCGCTGTTAGCCGCAAGATTTGCGATTGAAAATAACCAGTTTCCACCTATGGAATTTTCAAAACTAATGAATTTGATAGATGATAAATCACTGATAGAAGAAACAAATCGATTGCTGGCTGTAAAGGAAAATGCAAGTGAAAAATATATTGATAAGATCAATTTAGAATTGATTGATTACTTGAAAGTTACTTATAAAGAACTTTCAGATTCTAAAAAAATAAAACGCAAAGGAACATTTGATATAGAACATTTAAATGAAACCTTTTATAAAATAATAACAGATGCTGACGATAGATTTTTTAAAGAAAAATAA
- the dnaB gene encoding replicative DNA helicase: protein METEKVLNPNYKTSQNVISLEKGKIPPQAVDLEEAVLGAMMIDKKGVDEAIDILKPDAFYKDAHKHIYDAIEMLFKASQPIDILTVSTQLRKNGKLELVGGDFYLINLTQKIASSAHIEFHSRIILQKFIQRSLIKISAEIIEDAYDESSDIFELLDQAESKLYDVTQGNIKKSTETAQSLVAQAKKRIEEIGKREGLSGLPTGFHKLDGLTSGWQPSDLIIIAARPGMGKTAFVLSMARNIAIDANKGVAFFSLEMSSVQLITRLISSETGLSSEKLRTGKLEQHEWEQLNVKVKDLEKAPLFIDDTPSLSIFDLRAKARRLKSQYDIQLIIIDYLQLMTAGGNGKGGGNREQEISTISRNLKGLAKELDIPVIALSQLSRAVETRGSSKRPLLSDLRESGAIEQDADIVSFIYRPEYYKIDVWDDDEQSPTEGQAEFIVAKHRNGGLDNIRLKFLGKFGKFDNLDDAFMPFDEFPSSMNDRNLTNDLPPSDQIFGSSFSDDSDVPF from the coding sequence ATGGAAACAGAAAAAGTATTAAATCCTAATTATAAAACCAGTCAGAATGTAATTTCCTTAGAAAAAGGAAAAATTCCACCGCAAGCAGTTGATTTAGAGGAAGCTGTGTTGGGGGCGATGATGATTGATAAAAAAGGAGTTGACGAAGCGATTGATATTTTAAAGCCCGATGCATTTTATAAAGATGCCCACAAACATATTTATGATGCTATTGAAATGCTTTTTAAAGCCAGCCAGCCAATTGATATTTTAACGGTTTCTACCCAATTACGAAAAAACGGAAAATTAGAATTAGTAGGCGGCGATTTTTACTTAATTAATCTTACGCAAAAAATTGCGTCATCGGCACATATCGAGTTCCATTCACGTATTATTCTACAGAAATTTATTCAACGCAGCTTAATTAAAATTTCAGCAGAAATTATAGAAGATGCCTACGATGAATCTTCGGATATTTTTGAACTATTAGATCAAGCCGAATCAAAATTATACGATGTTACACAAGGAAACATTAAGAAAAGTACCGAAACTGCTCAATCGTTAGTTGCACAAGCAAAAAAACGTATTGAGGAAATTGGTAAACGTGAAGGTTTATCGGGTTTACCGACAGGCTTTCACAAATTAGACGGATTAACATCAGGTTGGCAACCGTCCGATTTAATCATTATTGCAGCACGTCCCGGTATGGGTAAAACGGCGTTTGTACTTTCTATGGCTCGAAACATTGCCATTGATGCCAACAAAGGAGTCGCTTTCTTTTCGTTAGAGATGTCGAGTGTGCAGTTAATTACCCGTTTAATTTCATCGGAAACCGGCTTGTCTTCAGAAAAATTAAGAACCGGAAAATTAGAACAACACGAATGGGAGCAATTAAATGTTAAGGTAAAAGATTTAGAAAAAGCTCCTTTATTTATTGATGACACCCCTTCGCTGTCGATATTCGATTTACGTGCAAAAGCGCGTCGTTTAAAGTCGCAATACGATATTCAATTGATCATTATCGATTATTTACAGTTAATGACAGCCGGCGGAAACGGTAAAGGAGGCGGAAACCGTGAACAGGAAATTTCTACCATTTCGCGTAACTTAAAAGGTTTGGCAAAAGAATTGGATATTCCGGTTATTGCACTTTCGCAGTTATCGCGTGCGGTTGAAACCCGTGGATCATCAAAACGCCCATTGCTTTCAGATTTACGTGAATCGGGAGCTATTGAGCAGGATGCCGATATTGTATCGTTTATTTATCGCCCTGAATATTATAAAATTGATGTTTGGGATGATGACGAACAAAGCCCAACCGAAGGTCAGGCTGAATTTATCGTGGCAAAACACCGTAATGGTGGTTTAGATAACATACGATTGAAATTCCTTGGTAAGTTTGGTAAGTTTGATAATTTAGATGATGCTTTTATGCCTTTTGATGAATTTCCGTCAAGTATGAACGATCGAAATTTAACAAATGATCTACCGCCAAGCGATCAAATTTTTGGAAGCAGCTTTAGTGACGACAGCGATGTTCCTTTTTAA
- a CDS encoding DMT family transporter — protein MPNVNFKNHLHLHLIVFIWGFTAILGQLISLSALPLVFTRMSIAVVVIYIYLLIRKKNLAIQTKDIVRFLIFGFVIALHWLTFFHAIKISNISITLACISTGAFFTSILEPIFYKRKFIWYEVLLGCLVVVGLLLIFQFETQYKMGIIVALTSAFLSASFSIINGKLANTHDSVVISFYELVGGLFLLACFLFYQGGFTANNFNFQPNDYLWLGILGSICTAYPFIATIDIMKYLSPYTVMLTINLEPIYGILLAVFLFKDQEKMTTAFYIGAVIILLTVLLNAYFKNRKKATP, from the coding sequence ATGCCAAACGTTAATTTTAAAAACCACCTTCATCTTCATTTAATCGTTTTTATTTGGGGATTTACTGCTATTTTAGGTCAGTTAATTTCGCTATCTGCATTACCATTGGTTTTTACCAGAATGAGTATTGCTGTTGTTGTGATTTATATTTACCTGTTAATTCGGAAAAAAAATCTGGCAATACAAACTAAAGATATTGTCCGGTTTTTAATTTTTGGATTTGTCATTGCACTGCATTGGCTAACATTTTTTCACGCCATTAAAATATCTAATATTTCTATAACACTGGCTTGTATTTCAACAGGAGCTTTTTTTACATCGATATTAGAACCTATTTTCTACAAACGTAAATTTATTTGGTACGAAGTTTTATTGGGATGCTTGGTTGTTGTTGGTTTATTATTGATTTTTCAGTTTGAAACCCAATACAAAATGGGAATTATTGTGGCTTTAACCTCTGCGTTTTTATCAGCTTCGTTTTCAATCATCAACGGAAAATTAGCAAATACACATGACAGCGTTGTAATTAGTTTTTACGAACTGGTAGGCGGTTTGTTCCTCTTGGCGTGTTTTTTATTTTATCAAGGCGGATTTACAGCTAATAACTTCAACTTTCAACCAAACGACTATCTTTGGCTAGGCATTTTAGGATCAATTTGTACGGCATATCCGTTTATTGCCACCATTGATATTATGAAATATCTGTCGCCTTATACGGTAATGTTAACCATTAATTTAGAACCCATTTATGGCATATTATTAGCAGTTTTTCTGTTTAAAGATCAAGAAAAAATGACAACCGCTTTCTATATCGGGGCAGTGATTATTTTACTTACCGTGTTGTTGAATGCTTATTTTAAAAATCGAAAAAAAGCAACGCCCTAA
- a CDS encoding DNA polymerase beta superfamily protein, with translation MTIDFLKKNNLILFECISGSKAYGLNTEKSDTDIRGVFYMPKNDFYGLNYIPQVSNETNDIVYYELGRFIELLSKNNPNILEMLATPEHCILYENELMNDIKVSDFMSLLTKDTFVGYALSQVKKAKGLNKKMFHPIDKERKSVLDFCYVVENGKTFELQDWLVANNLKQQNCGLSKINHLKDTYNLFYDSKDDLYNGICSGENSNEVTLSSIPKNTTSSIVLYFNKDAYSTYCKKYSEYWEWVSKRNIDRFQSNKMHGKGYDAKNMMHTIRLLQVALKIFKENKLLIEVENRDELLEIKSGKYSYEEVVKMAEDLIVDIEHYYKKSTLMTAPDLNKIENLLVKLRLKLYN, from the coding sequence CTGACGATAGATTTTTTAAAGAAAAATAACCTGATCCTGTTCGAATGTATTTCAGGAAGTAAGGCTTATGGTTTAAATACAGAAAAATCGGATACTGATATTCGAGGTGTTTTCTACATGCCCAAAAATGATTTTTACGGACTTAATTATATCCCACAAGTAAGTAATGAAACCAATGATATTGTTTACTACGAATTAGGGAGATTTATTGAGCTTCTTTCTAAAAATAATCCAAATATTTTAGAAATGTTAGCAACACCAGAACATTGTATCTTGTATGAAAACGAGTTGATGAATGATATAAAAGTTAGCGATTTTATGTCACTCTTAACTAAAGATACTTTCGTGGGTTACGCTTTGTCACAGGTAAAAAAGGCAAAGGGTTTAAACAAGAAAATGTTTCACCCCATAGATAAGGAACGAAAATCAGTTTTAGATTTTTGTTATGTTGTAGAAAACGGTAAAACGTTTGAATTACAAGATTGGTTAGTTGCTAACAACTTAAAACAACAAAATTGTGGTTTAAGTAAGATCAATCATTTAAAAGATACTTATAACCTTTTCTACGATTCAAAAGATGATCTATACAATGGAATATGTAGTGGAGAAAATTCAAATGAAGTAACATTAAGCAGCATTCCAAAAAATACAACATCATCAATAGTATTATATTTTAATAAAGATGCATATTCTACGTACTGTAAAAAATATAGTGAATATTGGGAATGGGTTTCAAAGCGAAATATTGATCGATTTCAATCTAACAAAATGCACGGAAAAGGTTATGATGCTAAAAATATGATGCATACGATCCGTTTGTTACAAGTGGCATTAAAAATTTTTAAGGAAAATAAATTACTAATAGAAGTTGAGAACAGAGATGAATTATTAGAAATTAAATCTGGAAAATACAGTTATGAAGAAGTTGTGAAAATGGCTGAAGATTTAATAGTTGATATAGAACATTATTATAAAAAATCGACATTAATGACAGCTCCCGATTTAAATAAAATTGAAAATTTATTGGTTAAACTTCGTTTAAAATTATACAATTAA
- a CDS encoding acetyl-CoA carboxylase carboxyltransferase subunit alpha has translation MEYLDFELPIKELNEQLDKCQIIGEESDVDVTDTCKNIEKKLEETKKEIYGNLNAWQRVQLSRHPNRPYTLDYINAICGDTFLELFGDRGVKDDKAMIGGLGKIGDQSFMFIGQQKGTNTKTRQYRNFGMANPEGYRKALRLMRMAEKFNVPVVTFVDTPGAYPGLEAEERGQGEAIARNIFEMFRIKVPIIVIIVGEGASGGALGIGVGDKVFMLENTWYSVISPESCSSILFRSWEYKEIAADALKLTSVDMKKNHLIDDVIPEPLGGAHYDRAATFETVKKTIVKTYNELSKKNINTLIDERMDKYAKMGEFSE, from the coding sequence ATGGAGTATTTAGATTTCGAATTACCTATTAAAGAGTTAAACGAACAATTAGATAAATGCCAGATTATTGGTGAAGAATCTGATGTGGATGTTACCGATACTTGTAAAAATATCGAAAAGAAATTAGAAGAAACTAAAAAAGAAATATACGGTAACTTAAATGCGTGGCAACGTGTGCAATTATCACGCCATCCAAACCGTCCTTATACATTAGATTACATCAATGCCATTTGCGGCGACACGTTTTTAGAGCTTTTTGGCGACAGAGGCGTTAAAGACGATAAGGCAATGATTGGCGGATTGGGAAAAATTGGAGATCAGTCGTTTATGTTCATTGGTCAGCAAAAAGGTACCAACACAAAAACACGTCAGTACCGTAATTTTGGTATGGCAAACCCAGAAGGTTACCGCAAAGCGTTACGTTTAATGCGTATGGCAGAAAAATTTAACGTGCCTGTTGTAACTTTTGTTGATACTCCGGGAGCTTATCCAGGTTTAGAAGCCGAAGAACGCGGACAAGGTGAAGCAATCGCTCGTAATATCTTTGAAATGTTCCGTATTAAAGTGCCAATCATCGTTATCATTGTTGGTGAAGGTGCTTCGGGTGGAGCTTTAGGAATTGGTGTTGGCGATAAAGTTTTTATGTTAGAAAACACATGGTATTCTGTAATTTCGCCTGAATCTTGTTCATCGATCTTATTCCGTAGTTGGGAATATAAAGAAATTGCTGCTGATGCCTTAAAATTAACATCGGTTGATATGAAGAAAAATCATTTGATTGATGATGTAATTCCTGAACCATTAGGCGGTGCACATTATGATCGTGCAGCTACTTTTGAAACAGTTAAGAAAACCATAGTTAAAACATACAACGAATTATCTAAAAAGAACATCAATACCTTAATTGATGAGCGTATGGATAAATACGCTAAAATGGGTGAGTTTTCAGAATAA